One window of the Cryptomeria japonica chromosome 7, Sugi_1.0, whole genome shotgun sequence genome contains the following:
- the LOC131068809 gene encoding oleosin, translating to MGERYQGIMNKILDYVPKTDQILSPAALVISGTIILLMTGFTAIVVVVLVPVLILLSPLLIPIGALLFVTVAGLFSVGFLGLVAFFGVSWLYNYVNGRKPLGSDQVDYACKRVVDTASHVKGYAWEYGGYLHGKLREAAPGA from the coding sequence ATGGGTGAAAGATATCAGGGAATCATGAATAAAATCCTTGACTATGTACCAAAGACCGATCAAATTTTGTCCCCTGCAGCCTTGGTCATATCGGGGACAATTATACTGTTAATGACAGGTTTTACTGCAATAGTTGTAGTGGTTTTGGTGCCTGTTTTGATACTTTTAAGCCCTTTATTGATACCTATAGGAGCCCTGCTGTTTGTTACAGTTGCAGGGCTTTTTTCTGTTGGGTTTTTGGGGTTAGTAGCGTTTTTTGGTGTTTCATGGTTGTATAACTATGTAAATGGCAGGAAGCCTCTTGGTTCTGATCAGGTAGATTATGCATGCAAGAGGGTAGTTGATACAGCAAGCCATGTGAAAGGCTATGCTTGGGAATATGGTGGGTATTTGCATGGAAAGCTGCGAGAAGCTGCGCCCGGAGCTTAA